The DNA window atagctgtgtatggtgtggatagctgtgtatggtgtgtatggctgtgtatggtgtggatgctGTGTATTATGTGGATAGCTgcgtatggtgtggatagctgtgtgtgtggtgtagatagctgtgtatggtgtagatagacgtggatagctgtggacagctgtgtatggtgtggatgctGTGTATtatgtggatagctgtgtatggtgtggatagctgtgtttggctgtgtatggtgtggatagctgtgtatggtgtagatagctgtgtatggtgtgtatagctgtgtatggtgtgtatagctgtggatggtgtggatagctgtggatggtgtggatagctgtggatggtgtggatagctgtgtatggtgtggatagctgtgtatggtgtggatgctGTGTATTATGTGGATAGCTGCGTATCGTGTAGATAgatgtgtatggtgtggatagatgTGGATGAAGTTGATAGCTATACTATCCTATACAAAAATGCTTATTCTAgccatattttcttaattaaTTAGAACGTTAATTagagctgtggatggtgtggatagctttagtattttttgtatCGTGTGGATGGCCGATATAACGACTGATTTCTGAGCTGTTTTGCTGATCGTAATTACAAGAGCGAATTTCGTAGTTCTTGGAGATGCGGAAAATGAAATTATCGAGAAAGGTTTGGACGAATTCGAGAAGAATCCAAGACATCCAAGATACTACTTTTGTATCCAACCGTCCTTTGAAGACGCCATATTGGTACCCAAGATGTTTATTTGGTGCCCAATGCATCATTTCGGGGCTGTTATATTGTGCCCCGATCACAAGTGTAGGATGAGATTCCATGCTTGGACATCGAAAACCAAGACAAGAAACTTCGAAGAACCAAGGCTGGTTTATGACTTGTTCGGTAATATCATACTTGTCCAGGCCATTTACAAGTGCCCTCACAGTCTCGAGAACAGAAAATCATCCGGACACAGGTATTTGTCTGCCTCAGAAACGATTTTAAAATGTCTACCAAGGGATGTTACAGTAAAATTCCCAATTAAACTATTTTACCGATCTGCATGTTCCCAAGCCTTGCTTGATTACATAATCGTGCACATTGGTCGAGGGCAAACATTCTTGGAGCTAACCGAGGACATTTCTTCGATGAACTTTCGATCTTATACACAGTTGAAGGATGGCGCGAACGGCAGTGTAGGATCATTTCACAACAGCGAGGTTTATTCATTCCCAAGTAATGATCATTTAATGTACATGTTCCTGGCGTACTTTGCAAGTAAGGAAAATTTGTTTCAAGTAGAAATGAACCATCTTCCATGCTCTATTCTGTCGTGTGACCACACGTTCAAGGTCAGCAAACACATCGGAGTGATACGGATAACGGATCAAATGTTTGTCAACCAATTCGAAAACATTTTTATATGGCTCAATGATAATGGGCAAGTTGTTACTTGGAGATTGACACGGAGTACTGCTTTTAAAGAAATTGAAGACCTGTTAAGAAATTTCAAAGATCAACTTGACGCAAAAGGACAAGATTTGAAAATGATAATTGTTGATGACTGTTGTTCAGTCAGACAATCGTATCACAGAATTTTCCAAAATGTGCCAGTCTATTTAGATCTATACCACGCTTGTCAGCGGTTTATCAAAACGCTCCCAAAAGGCTCCcctttttcacaaaaaatggCTAAGGAGTTCGGGCTTATTTTTCGGTCGGATGGAGATACTGGCGACCAAAGAAAACAAGTGACGCCTGAACCGGACATCATTGAAAGTAACATGCAAATGTTTATTAGTAAATGGGAATCTCGTTTAGCCCTTGCAAGCGCCGATGCGTGTAAAAATATACGCAAgcatataaaaaaaggttgttgTTCTGGAATTCCTCCCGGAGTTGGCACGCAAAAAAATGAGCGACTTCATAAGTACCTTAAGCGATCACTTCTTGGAGGAGCTAATACTATTTCTCCAGAGCTTGCAGTGGCTATCTTTACGATGGTGTTTTATGTTTGGAGCCAAAAAAGGTCCCCAAGCGCCAAAAAGCATGTTTCAAATAGCAGAGTGGTACCAATAGTTCCTGTGGAGAGCAATATCCAAAATTTATTTAGTACAGTTTCTTCTCTGCGAGACCACCCGAAATTTAAATGTGATAATATTCCGAAGGAGATTCCTGCCGCAGTATCAGCGGAACAAATGAACGTTTCAACTGCCACAGTTGGATCTGAATGTGATGTGCCAAATGGGTATCGCGGCATTCCTCCTGGTCAAGTTTCCGCTCTAAAAAACGAGACCGTGATAAATTATGTAATTAGCAGAGCTCTACACCTGGTTGAGATCCTGTCCTCAGTCGATACGCAGTGTATTTCAAGAGACTTCGATGTATTTGATTTTCCATTTTCGGACCTGAAAACAATGATCGCGTCTATTCAGCCGGACGATAAAACGCCCAACATCCAAATTGACATGAACAGGGAATGTCTGAACAGGCATTTGGCCTCTTTCGGTTTAGAAATTGACGCAGTACCCGGCGATGGCGATTGCTGCTTTACCAGCATCATGAAACAGATCTACAGATGCTTCGAATCTAATGACGAGGAATATTGTGACTTTTTGAGGTCACTAGGATTTGTGGGTGATATAAAGAAGGATGTCATGCAGCTGCGATATTTATTCTGCAACGAGATCAGAGGAAACAGTGCAAAGTATGCACCTTGTGTTGACTTCGATATAGACACAGGAGTGTTGAAGTTTTCCACATCGGGTTGGTTTAGAGGTAGCATGGGTGATTTGTGCGTGCTCGCATGTAGCAATCTATTGAAAGCACCGATTTTTATCATAACAGCACAGCCGCGATGCCCGTACTTACCCTTTATACCGACAGAAATCCGAAGTACCCGAGTTTTATACGTTGGTCCATCCTTGGTCATTATGATTCTACTCGTGGTGAGTATTAGATGTTACCTAAGGGGTTCGACCATTTAATCCTTTGGTGGGGGGCTTAACTAGGACACATGTAGCGCGCAACATTGTAGCCGGATACATGTTTCCTTCGTCCTGGTTTAGCCACCCAGGAAACATTGTTGCGCACAGCAAATGTTTGTGGTTTGATCACAAAAAATTGTTTATCCTAGTTTAGCTACTCGAGGAAACATGCAGGACACAAACTAAATGTTGCGTGCTACATGTGTCCTTGTTAAGCCCAGTACAGCCTTTATGCTTTCTTTCTCGACCAAGAGCAACCACGCGAGTAAGCAATAGGGAAAAAATTAATCATGAGCTAAATTTTAGATGAATTCTACATTTGTACCGCACTGTTGCACCTAAAGGCGGGGAAATAGAGGTACAAAATCGCTCATCTTGTCGCGCAACATTTTGCGCGACAAGATGAGCGATTTATATATACCATTACACTTCCATCAGTAATCCTTGCGATCGTTACGATCCTGGCGACTAAATGAAACCACCCCGCACGTTCTCTGTTTTCTAACCCAGCGATCACGATCGCTACAGTCGCTACGATCACTATTTTCATATGATAGTTACGATCGCTGGTGACTGTTTTTCAGCGAATTTGTtgattatatggaaaccagcCTAAAGTAAAGCGATGCCTATTTATCCTTTGATTGATCCTTTTAAACGAGAATGTTTGGATGCGATTACAGAATTTGAAGCGTATACGTACGAATCGGGTAAGATTTGAACACGTAAGCGCAAAGAAAATGAACTCGGTTGGACTTGCCATAGTAACATTTTACGTGTAGTTTTTGATTCGgagtgcaaaaataaaatttcaatgTGTGGATCATTTTTTACATTCCAGAGTGCGCACAAGCAGATGAAGACGAAGACCCTGAGCGGTATGACAATTTGTCATCCCAGACTGGGAAACAGGGATGCAACTGTGGGGTCATGTCAAAGCATAGGAGGAAGACCTGTACCGGTGCTTGTTGCATTCCAAGCACTGTGTCAAAATGTTCTTGTGTTGTAGAAGGGAAGACATGCACGCGGGCATGCCGTTGTAGAAATTGTGAGAATCAGACAGTACAGGTCAGAACAACACTTTATTCAACTACATGCACGTGTGGAAAAGGAGAAGGAAAAGGTTCATCATGCGTAGACGCGGCACGAAAGTCCAGGTGCCCCTgtttgggaaaaaatgcatactgctcaGTTGGCTGTAAGTGTCTCAATTGTGGGAATTCTGACAATTCCTCTGCGAGTCCCGATTTTCTCGTCAAGGCGGAAATAGGTCGAGAATCAAGCCCGAGGAATACAAAAGAAAGAAGGGCGCTGAATTCCTAGCAGAAAAGGGTTTTGAGATAAAGTCCGGCCCTTGGACTCAACTAGAGAGTGTAGTTTTATTGTTAGTATTAGAGTTGCTCGAGTCAAGCAAGCCATTAAACCCTAACAGCATCGCTGACCTTTACAACTTTATTGCTagctcaaaagtaaccagggAGCTGGCTCTGCCCATTGGATTTAAGTCATTTTCTCAAGTTACAGGTAAGCTTTCTTATCTTCGCAAGAAGCATGGCGTGTT is part of the Nematostella vectensis chromosome 13, jaNemVect1.1, whole genome shotgun sequence genome and encodes:
- the LOC116601124 gene encoding uncharacterized protein LOC116601124; its protein translation is MHVWKRRRKRFIMRRRGTKVQVPLFGKKCILLSWLSKVTRELALPIGFKSFSQVTGIKTSKNLCNLCNRRTQSNMVLCPSCQQWQHRGCAKISLSDYTSNWRCVFCNN
- the LOC5518042 gene encoding uncharacterized protein LOC5518042, whose product is AVLLIVITRANFVVLGDAENEIIEKGLDEFEKNPRHPRYYFCIQPSFEDAILVPKMFIWCPMHHFGAVILCPDHKCRMRFHAWTSKTKTRNFEEPRLVYDLFGNIILVQAIYKCPHSLENRKSSGHRYLSASETILKCLPRDVTVKFPIKLFYRSACSQALLDYIIVHIGRGQTFLELTEDISSMNFRSYTQLKDGANGSVGSFHNSEVYSFPSNDHLMYMFLAYFASKENLFQVEMNHLPCSILSCDHTFKVSKHIGVIRITDQMFVNQFENIFIWLNDNGQVVTWRLTRSTAFKEIEDLLRNFKDQLDAKGQDLKMIIVDDCCSVRQSYHRIFQNVPVYLDLYHACQRFIKTLPKGSPFSQKMAKEFGLIFRSDGDTGDQRKQVTPEPDIIESNMQMFISKWESRLALASADACKNIRKHIKKGCCSGIPPGVGTQKNERLHKYLKRSLLGGANTISPELAVAIFTMVFYVWSQKRSPSAKKHVSNSRVVPIVPVESNIQNLFSTVSSLRDHPKFKCDNIPKEIPAAVSAEQMNVSTATVGSECDVPNGYRGIPPGQVSALKNETVINYVISRALHLVEILSSVDTQCISRDFDVFDFPFSDLKTMIASIQPDDKTPNIQIDMNRECLNRHLASFGLEIDAVPGDGDCCFTSIMKQIYRCFESNDEEYCDFLRSLGFVGDIKKDVMQLRYLFCNEIRGNSAKYAPCVDFDIDTGVLKFSTSGWFRGSMGDLCVLACSNLLKAPIFIITAQPRCPYLPFIPTEIRSTRVLYVGPSLVIMILLVSAHKQMKTKTLSGMTICHPRLGNRDATVGSCQSIGGRPVPVLVAFQALCQNVLVL